In Streptomyces puniciscabiei, a single genomic region encodes these proteins:
- a CDS encoding roadblock/LC7 domain-containing protein, with the protein MPGDEHRTEQPAETSGALGWLLDDLVARTEHVRQAVLLTADGLPISSSDGMRRRDIEHLAAVCSGFHGLARSAGERFDAGEVRQTMVMLDDAYLFITPAGHGSRLAVLSEAGTDVGQLAHEMALLVRRLGRHLDAAARTPR; encoded by the coding sequence ATGCCCGGTGACGAACACAGGACCGAGCAGCCCGCCGAGACCAGCGGAGCGCTCGGCTGGCTGCTGGACGACCTCGTGGCGCGCACCGAGCACGTCCGCCAGGCCGTGCTGCTGACCGCCGACGGTCTGCCGATCAGCAGCTCGGACGGGATGCGCCGACGGGACATCGAGCACCTGGCCGCCGTCTGCTCCGGCTTCCACGGTCTGGCCCGCTCGGCGGGGGAGCGGTTCGACGCGGGCGAGGTGCGGCAGACCATGGTGATGCTGGACGACGCCTACCTCTTCATCACCCCGGCCGGGCACGGCAGCCGGCTGGCCGTCCTCAGCGAGGCCGGCACCGACGTCGGCCAGCTCGCGCACGAGATGGCCCTGCTCGTCCGCCGCCTCGGCCGCCACCTGGACGCGGCGGCCCGCACCCCCAGATGA
- a CDS encoding DUF742 domain-containing protein, with protein MSDEHWYEDETGSMVRPYTVTHGRTRPSGAHAIDLMSRVTALDADAPGPRVDHARAALLDLIRRGPRPVVELAADADLPLTVLRVLLGDLAEAGLIRIDEPRRHRTGGPATDPGLLREIMERLREI; from the coding sequence GTGAGCGACGAGCACTGGTACGAGGACGAGACCGGGTCGATGGTGCGGCCCTACACGGTCACCCACGGCCGCACCCGGCCCTCGGGCGCGCACGCCATCGACCTGATGTCCCGGGTCACCGCGCTGGACGCCGACGCGCCGGGACCGCGCGTCGACCATGCCCGTGCCGCCCTGCTCGACCTGATCCGGCGCGGCCCGCGTCCCGTGGTGGAGCTGGCCGCGGACGCCGACCTGCCCCTGACCGTCCTCCGGGTGCTGCTCGGTGACCTGGCCGAGGCGGGCCTGATCCGGATCGACGAGCCCCGCCGCCACCGGACCGGCGGCCCGGCCACCGACCCGGGGCTGCTGCGGGAGATCATGGAGCGGCTGCGGGAGATCTAG
- a CDS encoding ABC transporter permease yields MTAALPRADVAPVASAKRRRRAPGWLAVVPLLVFVAIAFGLPAVAIVNGAFSVDDATTGATTYTGANMTASLRGPYLTALLGSVKLSALSAALGALLGLPLAQAVVSSRSRWLREAVLTASGVLANFGGVPLAFAFVATLGNAGVLTVHLGLKDSGWDLYSFWGLVLVYLYFLIPLMVLTITPALDGLRSQWREAALNNGATGVQYWRHVALPVLTPSLLGGLVLLFGSAFAAYATAAAMVGSAVPLVTLQIADALSGNVLVGQENVALALSLDMVLVAGLVMAVYLPLQRRSARWLDA; encoded by the coding sequence ATGACCGCCGCCCTCCCGCGCGCGGACGTGGCGCCCGTCGCTTCGGCGAAGCGGCGGCGCCGCGCCCCCGGCTGGCTCGCCGTCGTACCGCTGCTGGTCTTCGTCGCGATCGCCTTCGGCCTGCCCGCCGTGGCCATCGTGAACGGCGCCTTCTCGGTCGACGACGCCACTACGGGCGCCACCACCTACACCGGCGCCAACATGACGGCCTCGCTGCGGGGCCCGTACCTCACCGCCCTGCTCGGCAGCGTCAAGCTGTCCGCGCTCTCCGCCGCGCTCGGCGCCCTGCTCGGGCTGCCGCTCGCCCAGGCCGTGGTCTCCTCCCGCTCCCGCTGGCTGCGCGAGGCCGTGCTGACCGCCTCCGGCGTGCTCGCCAACTTCGGCGGGGTCCCGCTGGCCTTCGCCTTCGTCGCCACCCTCGGCAACGCGGGCGTCCTCACCGTGCACCTGGGCCTGAAGGACAGCGGCTGGGACCTCTACAGCTTCTGGGGCCTGGTCCTCGTCTACCTGTACTTCCTCATCCCGCTCATGGTCCTCACCATCACCCCCGCGCTGGACGGCCTGCGCTCCCAGTGGCGCGAGGCCGCGCTGAACAACGGCGCCACCGGCGTGCAGTACTGGCGGCACGTGGCCCTGCCCGTGCTGACGCCCTCGCTGCTCGGCGGCCTGGTGCTGCTGTTCGGCAGCGCCTTCGCCGCCTACGCCACCGCCGCCGCCATGGTCGGCAGTGCCGTGCCGCTGGTCACCCTGCAGATCGCCGACGCCCTGTCCGGCAACGTGCTGGTCGGCCAGGAGAACGTCGCCCTCGCCCTCAGCCTCGACATGGTGCTGGTGGCGGGCCTGGTGATGGCCGTGTACCTGCCCCTTCAGCGAAGGAGCGCCCGATGGCTCGACGCCTGA
- a CDS encoding sensor histidine kinase, translating into MRWPLGRPTTVRSRIVALALAPAVALMALWSFAMVSVTAELRALIRLQGVYEDFGTPVDTAVGQIQIERRMSAAYLGARLDTATAGQLLEQQRRTDRAVDAMRQAVRDGDRGRLTERQRQTLDAMDAATGKLDGLRSQVLSRHITWDRAVDEYSALVEPGFDVQSTLTALQAGQLAREAQVVIELVRVREFVSREDALVAGARAAGTLTDRQYDTLTATIEDRRVFQRTYVPDLPADSRALFEDFQRGDLYGSLVRGEDALLRAGAAGAGRAVAADTWRSTTDRAVKRYMQLCTRSAENSAARGRAFAYRELTKSAVAGVVGLAAVGLSLWFAVRGARRISRRLETLRDAADVLTQRQLPEVMRRLSAGEDVDAVAEAPPLAADEVRDDEIGQVGRSFNTARLAAVEAAVRQATLRRGLFAVLLNIARRNQALVHRQLKLVDTLERRTDDPDVLRELFRIDHLTTRMRRHAESLIILSGAAPGRRWRRPVPIADVVASAVGEIEDYARVVVPPMPEIGVAADAVADVVHLVAELLENATVFSPPHTQVTLRTGRVGSGFVIEIDDRGLGLDAEARTHAHATLTDPDAFDPTRHDRLGLYVVGRLAARHGIEVSLGDSPYGGTTAVVLLPEGVLAVAGQREQGAAVRELPTRARAAVPAPGEPRTGPAGEPPTRNRLASVPAQGAGAVSEPASDTPTTGAADGSGAGSAPSSGERLTALPESESPAGARLSSLPARGSEAVSESPAGARLPSLPARGSEAVSESPAGDRLPSWSASGTPAPPPALPTRTRQASLVRELRDEPPPRDTAPGREVDAEEMRAIFGAFQRGLDRGRKGLPTTGEAARSSGTAEPTGPQPPSAARNRATGPHAPAPEDAPTPAPSDDTITDTVTTHAHEGTDTDDAR; encoded by the coding sequence ATGCGCTGGCCCCTCGGCCGTCCCACCACCGTCCGTTCGCGGATCGTGGCGCTCGCGCTCGCCCCGGCCGTCGCGCTGATGGCGCTGTGGAGCTTCGCGATGGTGTCCGTCACCGCCGAACTGCGCGCGTTGATCCGGCTCCAGGGGGTGTACGAGGACTTCGGCACCCCCGTGGACACGGCGGTCGGGCAGATCCAGATCGAGCGCCGGATGTCCGCCGCCTACCTGGGCGCCCGCCTCGACACGGCGACGGCCGGTCAGCTGCTCGAACAGCAGCGCCGTACCGACCGGGCCGTGGACGCCATGCGGCAGGCCGTCCGGGACGGCGACCGGGGCCGGCTCACCGAGCGGCAGCGGCAGACACTGGACGCCATGGACGCGGCGACCGGCAAACTGGACGGGCTGCGCTCGCAGGTGCTGTCCCGGCACATCACCTGGGACCGGGCCGTGGACGAGTACAGCGCACTGGTCGAGCCCGGCTTCGACGTGCAGTCCACGCTCACCGCGCTCCAGGCCGGACAGCTCGCCCGCGAGGCGCAGGTCGTCATCGAGCTGGTGCGGGTGCGGGAGTTCGTCTCCCGGGAGGACGCGCTGGTCGCCGGGGCGCGGGCGGCCGGCACACTGACCGACCGGCAGTACGACACGCTGACCGCCACCATCGAGGACCGGCGGGTGTTCCAGCGCACGTACGTGCCGGACCTGCCCGCCGACTCGCGCGCCCTGTTCGAGGACTTCCAGCGCGGGGACCTGTACGGCTCGCTGGTGCGCGGCGAGGACGCACTGCTGCGGGCCGGGGCGGCGGGCGCCGGCCGGGCCGTAGCGGCGGACACCTGGCGGTCCACCACCGACCGGGCCGTCAAGCGGTACATGCAGCTGTGTACGCGGTCCGCCGAGAACTCGGCGGCACGCGGGCGGGCGTTCGCCTACCGGGAGCTGACCAAGTCGGCCGTCGCCGGCGTGGTGGGGCTCGCGGCCGTGGGGCTGTCGCTGTGGTTCGCGGTGCGTGGTGCGCGGCGCATCTCGCGGCGCCTGGAGACCCTGCGGGACGCGGCGGACGTACTGACACAGCGTCAGCTCCCCGAAGTGATGCGCCGGTTGAGTGCCGGTGAGGACGTGGACGCGGTGGCGGAGGCGCCGCCGCTGGCCGCCGACGAGGTGCGCGACGACGAGATCGGGCAGGTGGGCCGGTCCTTCAACACAGCGCGGCTCGCCGCCGTCGAGGCCGCCGTCAGACAGGCGACCCTGCGCCGGGGACTGTTCGCGGTGCTGCTCAACATCGCGCGCCGCAACCAGGCGCTGGTGCACCGGCAGTTGAAACTGGTCGACACCCTGGAACGGCGCACCGACGACCCCGACGTCCTGCGGGAGCTGTTCCGCATCGACCACCTCACCACGCGCATGCGCCGGCACGCGGAGAGCCTGATCATCCTCTCCGGCGCGGCCCCGGGCCGCCGCTGGCGCCGGCCCGTGCCGATCGCCGACGTCGTCGCCTCGGCCGTCGGCGAGATCGAGGACTACGCGCGCGTGGTGGTGCCGCCGATGCCGGAGATCGGCGTCGCCGCGGACGCGGTCGCCGACGTCGTCCATCTCGTGGCCGAACTCCTGGAGAACGCCACGGTGTTCTCGCCGCCGCACACCCAGGTCACCCTGCGCACCGGGCGGGTCGGCAGCGGGTTCGTGATCGAGATCGACGACCGGGGCCTCGGCCTCGACGCCGAGGCGCGCACCCACGCCCACGCCACCCTCACCGACCCCGACGCCTTCGACCCCACCCGCCACGACCGCCTCGGCCTCTATGTCGTCGGCCGCCTCGCCGCCCGCCACGGCATCGAGGTGAGCCTCGGGGACTCGCCGTACGGCGGCACGACGGCGGTGGTCCTGCTGCCGGAGGGGGTGCTGGCGGTGGCGGGACAACGTGAACAGGGCGCAGCAGTACGCGAGTTGCCGACCCGGGCGCGGGCGGCTGTGCCCGCGCCCGGTGAGCCGCGGACCGGACCCGCCGGTGAACCGCCCACCCGGAACCGGCTCGCGTCCGTGCCCGCGCAGGGCGCGGGAGCCGTGTCCGAGCCGGCGTCGGACACCCCGACGACCGGAGCCGCCGACGGTTCGGGTGCCGGCTCCGCGCCGTCGTCGGGGGAGCGGCTGACGGCCCTGCCGGAGTCCGAGTCGCCGGCCGGTGCCCGGCTGTCGTCCTTGCCCGCGCGCGGCTCCGAGGCCGTCTCCGAGTCGCCGGCCGGTGCCCGGTTGCCGTCCTTGCCCGCGCGCGGCTCCGAGGCCGTCTCAGAGTCGCCGGCCGGCGACCGGTTGCCGTCCTGGTCCGCGTCCGGGACGCCGGCGCCTCCGCCCGCCCTGCCCACCCGGACCCGGCAGGCCTCCCTCGTCCGGGAGCTGCGGGACGAACCGCCGCCGCGCGACACCGCCCCCGGGCGCGAGGTCGACGCCGAGGAGATGCGCGCGATCTTCGGCGCCTTCCAGCGTGGCCTCGACCGCGGCCGCAAGGGTCTGCCGACGACCGGCGAGGCTGCCCGGAGTTCCGGTACTGCCGAACCGACGGGACCGCAACCCCCCAGCGCCGCGAGGAACCGCGCGACCGGCCCTCACGCACCCGCACCCGAAGACGCACCCACACCCGCCCCCTCGGACGACACGATCACCGACACTGTGACCACCCACGCCCACGAAGGGACGGACACCGACGATGCCCGGTGA
- a CDS encoding HAD-IA family hydrolase: MTPHIHQLPLQAVLFDMDGTLVDTERLWWEAVEQVAGRPLTEADQPDVLGRPVEHTAAWLGTATGRAAADLAAELHREFADRVRTGIVPRPGAHALLDALAAAGVPVALVTASPRAVADVVLDALGADRFAASVTADDTARTKPDPDPYLAACRALGVDPAACVAVEDTETGVASAEAAGCAVLAVPSLAPIGAAPGRTVRESLAGVTVEELGQMVAPELRVMSWNLWLGGSEVDDHRAKQLKVILESGADVVGLQETGGTAAQELAEALGWHHHRAGENLGVISRHPITARFGDPDVGFYGAAGVRIAVAPGREVDVWTAHLHYTPYGPYEAVFDGLPAQELIAHEELRLAQMRDALDRIAESSAEGIPVVLVGDFNCPSHLDWPDVAWPVTRAAEDAGFADSYREVHPDPAAEPGHTWSPIHPVHEDGSGRPEPQDRIDYVLHRGLTVRDARTLVTGSPRPWPDVAGNDWPSDHAAVLTTFAPTRT; the protein is encoded by the coding sequence GTGACCCCCCACATCCATCAACTCCCCCTTCAGGCCGTTCTGTTCGACATGGACGGCACGCTCGTCGACACCGAGCGGCTGTGGTGGGAGGCGGTCGAGCAGGTCGCCGGGCGCCCGCTGACCGAGGCCGACCAGCCGGACGTGCTCGGCCGCCCGGTGGAGCACACCGCCGCCTGGCTCGGTACGGCGACGGGCCGGGCGGCGGCGGACCTCGCGGCCGAGCTGCACCGCGAGTTCGCCGACCGCGTCCGCACCGGGATCGTGCCCCGCCCCGGCGCGCACGCCCTGCTGGACGCGCTGGCCGCCGCCGGCGTCCCCGTCGCCCTGGTCACCGCGTCCCCGCGCGCGGTCGCCGACGTCGTCCTCGACGCCCTCGGCGCCGACCGGTTCGCGGCCTCCGTCACCGCCGACGACACCGCCCGCACCAAGCCGGACCCCGACCCCTACCTGGCCGCCTGCCGGGCCCTCGGCGTCGACCCCGCCGCCTGTGTGGCCGTCGAGGACACCGAGACCGGCGTCGCCTCCGCGGAGGCCGCCGGGTGCGCCGTCCTCGCCGTACCGTCCCTCGCGCCCATCGGCGCGGCGCCCGGCCGGACCGTGCGGGAGAGCCTCGCCGGGGTGACGGTCGAGGAACTGGGGCAGATGGTCGCGCCCGAGCTTCGGGTGATGAGCTGGAACCTGTGGCTCGGCGGCAGTGAGGTCGACGACCACCGGGCCAAGCAGCTCAAGGTCATCCTGGAGAGCGGCGCCGACGTCGTCGGGCTCCAGGAGACGGGCGGAACCGCCGCCCAGGAGCTCGCCGAGGCGCTCGGCTGGCACCACCACCGGGCCGGCGAGAACCTCGGCGTGATCAGCCGCCACCCCATCACCGCCCGCTTCGGCGACCCGGACGTCGGCTTCTACGGCGCCGCGGGCGTCCGCATCGCCGTGGCGCCCGGCCGCGAGGTCGACGTCTGGACCGCGCACCTGCACTACACGCCGTACGGGCCCTATGAGGCGGTCTTCGACGGGTTGCCGGCGCAGGAGCTCATCGCCCACGAGGAGCTGCGGCTGGCGCAGATGCGGGACGCGCTGGACCGCATCGCCGAATCGTCCGCCGAAGGCATCCCGGTCGTCCTGGTCGGCGACTTCAACTGCCCCTCCCACCTGGACTGGCCGGACGTCGCCTGGCCGGTGACCAGGGCCGCCGAGGACGCGGGCTTCGCCGACTCCTACCGAGAGGTGCATCCGGACCCTGCGGCCGAGCCCGGCCACACCTGGTCGCCGATCCACCCGGTGCACGAGGACGGCAGCGGACGGCCCGAGCCGCAGGACCGGATCGACTACGTCCTGCACCGGGGCCTGACCGTGCGGGACGCGCGCACCCTGGTCACCGGCAGCCCGCGGCCCTGGCCCGATGTCGCGGGCAACGACTGGCCCTCCGACCACGCGGCGGTCCTCACCACCTTCGCCCCGACCAGGACATAA
- a CDS encoding ABC transporter substrate-binding protein, translating to MTVSLPRNAALGGCIAVVAALALSACGAAPDNASSTTKDGKSAATATSAAAFGGMDALVKAAKKEGTLHIIAVPRDWANYGAIIDGFQKKYGIKIQDENPDGTSEEEISAVTTRKGQDRAPDVLDLGSSFALSAAQQGLLAPYKVASYGDIPEAQKDPQARWYNDYGGYVSIGCDDKRVKECPTSFKDLLKPEYKGQVALNGNPTKSGSAFGGVYAAALANGGSFDNIQPGLDFFAKLKKSGNYTPVESTPATVEKGETPISIDWDYLNAGYADEFKSKGLDWKVAVPSDGQYAQYYCQGINKDAPHPAAARLWQEYLYSAEGQNLWLKGYARPALMAAMEKAGTLDKTAAARLPQVTGTPTFPTETQQSKAKTVIAQGWGKAVSG from the coding sequence GTGACCGTGTCCCTGCCGAGAAACGCCGCACTCGGCGGCTGTATCGCCGTCGTCGCCGCGCTGGCGCTCAGCGCCTGCGGCGCCGCTCCCGACAACGCGTCGAGCACCACCAAGGACGGCAAGAGCGCCGCCACCGCCACCTCCGCAGCCGCCTTCGGCGGTATGGACGCCCTGGTCAAGGCGGCCAAGAAGGAGGGCACGCTGCACATCATCGCGGTGCCGCGCGACTGGGCGAACTACGGCGCGATCATCGACGGATTCCAGAAGAAGTACGGCATCAAGATCCAGGACGAGAACCCCGACGGCACCAGCGAGGAGGAGATCAGCGCCGTCACCACCCGCAAGGGCCAGGACCGCGCCCCCGACGTTCTCGACCTGGGCTCCTCGTTCGCGCTGAGCGCCGCCCAGCAGGGCCTGCTCGCGCCCTACAAGGTGGCCTCCTACGGCGACATCCCCGAGGCCCAGAAGGACCCGCAGGCCCGCTGGTACAACGACTACGGCGGCTATGTCTCCATCGGCTGCGACGACAAGCGCGTCAAGGAGTGCCCCACCAGCTTCAAGGACCTGCTCAAGCCCGAGTACAAGGGCCAGGTCGCCCTCAACGGCAACCCCACCAAGTCCGGCTCCGCCTTCGGCGGCGTCTACGCGGCGGCGCTGGCGAACGGCGGCTCCTTCGACAACATCCAGCCCGGCCTGGACTTCTTCGCCAAGCTGAAGAAGAGCGGCAACTACACGCCCGTCGAGTCCACCCCGGCCACCGTCGAGAAGGGCGAGACGCCGATCTCGATCGACTGGGACTACCTGAACGCCGGTTACGCCGACGAGTTCAAGTCCAAGGGCCTGGACTGGAAGGTCGCCGTCCCGAGCGACGGCCAGTACGCCCAGTACTACTGCCAGGGCATCAACAAGGACGCCCCGCACCCGGCGGCCGCCCGTCTGTGGCAGGAGTACCTGTACAGCGCCGAGGGCCAGAACCTGTGGCTCAAGGGCTACGCCCGCCCGGCTCTCATGGCCGCGATGGAGAAGGCCGGCACGCTGGACAAGACCGCCGCCGCCAGGCTCCCCCAGGTCACCGGTACCCCCACCTTCCCGACCGAGACCCAGCAGAGCAAGGCCAAGACGGTCATCGCGCAGGGCTGGGGGAAGGCCGTCTCCGGATGA
- a CDS encoding ABC transporter ATP-binding protein, whose protein sequence is MTATLPETRTQAATVEFRSLRREFGTTVALDGLDLTVRPGEFLALLGPSGCGKTTALRMLAGFEHPDSGAVLVDGEDVTHVPAHRRDAGMVFQSYSLFPHLNAVDNVAFGLRMRGVRTAERRARAAELLELVGLADKGERYPHQLSGGQQQRIALARALALRPRVLLLDEPLSALDAKVRLTLREEIRRLQQELGITTLFVTHDQEEALSVADRVAVMRAGRLEQCAEPAELYGRPATAFVAEFVGTMSRIPGELKDGTVEVLGQRLPADGEVPDGAVDVLVRPEAVRVRPDEQGSARIVATAFLGAVVRVTVRLADGTEAKADLPAHEATGLGAGAPVGVSLPERPVLVAERIQK, encoded by the coding sequence ATGACCGCCACCCTGCCCGAGACCCGCACCCAGGCCGCGACCGTCGAATTCCGTTCGCTGCGGCGGGAGTTCGGGACCACCGTCGCCCTCGACGGGCTCGACCTGACCGTCCGCCCCGGGGAGTTCCTGGCCCTGCTCGGCCCCTCCGGCTGCGGCAAGACCACCGCGCTGCGCATGCTCGCCGGGTTCGAACACCCCGACTCCGGCGCCGTGCTGGTGGACGGCGAGGACGTCACCCACGTCCCCGCCCACCGCCGGGACGCCGGCATGGTCTTCCAGTCGTACAGCCTCTTCCCGCACCTGAACGCCGTCGACAACGTCGCCTTCGGGCTGCGCATGCGCGGCGTCCGCACGGCCGAACGGCGCGCCCGCGCCGCCGAGTTGCTGGAGCTGGTCGGGCTCGCCGACAAGGGCGAGCGCTATCCGCACCAGCTCTCCGGCGGCCAGCAGCAGCGCATCGCGCTGGCCCGTGCCCTGGCCCTGCGCCCGCGCGTGCTCCTGCTCGACGAGCCGCTGTCCGCGCTCGACGCCAAGGTGCGGCTCACCCTGCGCGAGGAGATCCGACGCCTTCAGCAGGAACTCGGCATCACCACCCTGTTCGTCACGCACGACCAGGAGGAGGCCCTGTCGGTCGCCGACCGGGTCGCCGTCATGCGCGCCGGCCGCCTCGAACAGTGCGCGGAGCCCGCCGAGTTGTACGGCCGCCCCGCCACCGCCTTCGTCGCCGAGTTCGTCGGCACCATGAGCCGGATCCCGGGCGAGCTCAAGGACGGCACGGTCGAGGTGCTCGGGCAGCGGCTGCCGGCCGACGGCGAGGTGCCGGACGGTGCGGTGGACGTGCTGGTGCGGCCCGAGGCCGTCCGGGTGCGCCCGGACGAGCAGGGCAGCGCCCGGATCGTCGCCACCGCCTTCCTCGGCGCGGTGGTCCGGGTCACCGTACGCCTCGCCGACGGCACCGAGGCCAAGGCCGACCTCCCCGCCCACGAGGCCACCGGCCTCGGCGCCGGAGCCCCCGTCGGCGTGTCCCTGCCGGAGCGCCCGGTGCTCGTGGCCGAACGTATCCAGAAGTGA
- a CDS encoding ABC transporter permease: MARRLTPWRWVVLGLAALYFLVPLAASVIFTVDVPGQGLTFDAYTKILSADGFLSSLLLSLELAVATIAVVLLLMVPAVVALRLGAPRLRPVVEVVCSLPLVVPPIAFVTGIATVLKWGPQYLSRTPLFETFVVIQNDSFPVVLVLAYVVMALPFVYRALDAGLRAMDVRTLVEAARSCGASWPKALVRAVLPNLRGALLNASFLTLALVLGEFTVSHLLGYTPFAVWIYNVGGEQAQMSVAVSVLSLLVTWALLLALAGAGGGRNRTAPSRG; this comes from the coding sequence ATGGCTCGACGCCTGACCCCGTGGCGGTGGGTCGTCCTCGGCCTCGCCGCCCTGTACTTCCTGGTACCGCTCGCCGCCTCCGTGATCTTCACTGTGGACGTGCCCGGCCAGGGCCTCACCTTCGACGCCTACACGAAGATCCTCTCCGCCGACGGCTTCCTCTCCAGCCTGCTGCTCTCGCTGGAGCTGGCCGTCGCCACCATCGCGGTCGTGCTGCTGCTGATGGTGCCCGCCGTGGTCGCGCTCCGGCTCGGCGCGCCCCGGCTGCGCCCGGTGGTGGAGGTGGTGTGCTCGCTGCCGCTGGTGGTGCCGCCCATCGCGTTCGTCACCGGGATCGCCACCGTGCTGAAGTGGGGCCCGCAGTATCTCTCTCGGACGCCGCTGTTCGAGACGTTCGTGGTGATCCAGAACGACAGCTTCCCCGTCGTGCTCGTGCTCGCCTACGTCGTGATGGCCCTGCCGTTCGTCTACCGGGCCCTGGACGCCGGCCTCCGCGCCATGGACGTGCGGACCCTCGTCGAGGCGGCCCGCAGCTGCGGCGCCTCCTGGCCCAAGGCCCTCGTCCGGGCCGTCCTGCCCAATCTGCGCGGGGCCCTGCTGAACGCCTCCTTCCTCACCCTGGCCCTGGTCCTGGGCGAGTTCACGGTCTCCCATCTGCTCGGCTACACCCCCTTCGCCGTGTGGATCTACAACGTCGGCGGCGAGCAGGCCCAGATGTCCGTCGCCGTGTCCGTGCTCAGCCTGCTCGTCACCTGGGCCCTGCTCCTCGCGCTCGCCGGTGCCGGCGGCGGCCGCAACCGAACCGCTCCTTCCCGGGGATGA